GCCACCCGCTGCGAAGATGCCCCTGTCATGGCGGACTTTTCTGGAAATCTCTCGTGTTGGCGCGATGCCTCTGCtcagcttgctgctgcccgTGCAAGCCTTCGTGAGCGCGCTGACACTGCCCGAGCTCTAGCACAGGAGGACGAACGAGAATACCGTTGCCGACGCGCAGGAAGTACTCAAGAACCAGTGGACCAAAGAGTCTCGCTCCATCTCGGGTTCCCATCACTCCCTGAGTATGACCCACTGCTACACCCAGATCTCGTGCCTGCTGATGCAGTGGTTGTTGTCGGCTTCGCTGAGCTGGGCCCATGGGGAAGCGCGCGGATTCGGTGGGAAATGGAGTCGCGCGGGTGTCTTTCTCCTGCAGGATACGTGGAGACGGCATGGCTAATGAATCTCATACGGCATGTTGACAACGTCAATTACGTCGGATGGGTGGAtggggaagatgggaagCCCGTTGCAGATGCTGATATTCCAAAACGATACGGCGAGCGGATCCTATCGAATGCAGGCATACGTTCACTGCCATCTGACAATCGAGAGGTTTTCCAGGAGATCGTGCTTGAACAAGACTTGCCGTCATTTGAGACTACACGGGAAAATGCCGAAGCTCTGCAGCAACGGCACGGCGATATGGTGCAAGTCAGCACACTCAAAAACGGCTTGTGTCTAGTTCAGCTACAGCACGGCGCAACAATCCGCGTTCCCAAATCCATCATGTCTCCTCCAGGTGTTGCCGGCCAACTGCCGACAGGCTGGTCGCCAGAACGGTACGGGATTCCAGCGGAAATCGTGCAGCAAGTTGACCCCGTTGCCCTTGTGCTGCTCTGCTGTGTAGCGGAGGCTTTCTACAGTGCCGGCATTTCCGATCCAATGGAGATATTTGAGCACATTCATCTATCGGAACTGGGCAACTTTGTAGGCTCCTCAATGGGTGGGGTGGTGAACACCCGAGCGCTATATCACGACGTCTGCCTTGATAAGGATGTGCAATCCGACGCACTGCAGGAGACATATCTCAACACTGCACCGGCGTGGGTGAATATGTTGTATCTGGGTGCAGCTGGTCCAATCAAGACTCCTGTAGGCGCGTGTGCAACTGCTTTGGAATCAGTTGACTCCGCCGTAGAATCTATCAAAGCCGGTCAGACAAAGATCTGCCTTGTCGGTGGCTATGACGACCTTCAGCCTGAGGAGTCAGCAGGCTTTGCCCGCATGAAGGCTACGGTTTCTGTCAGAGATGAGCAGGCGCGCGGCCGCGAGCCCGGCGAGATGTCGCGTCCTACAGCGGCCTCTCGCTCTGGGTTCGTGGAATCCCAAGGCTGCGGTGTCCAGCTTCTTTGTCGCGGGGATGTGGCGTTAGCAATGGGTTTGCCTATTTACGGCATCATCGCTGGCACTGGCATGGCCTCAGACGGGATTGGTCGCTCCGTGCCTGCTCCCGGACAAGGCATCCTCACTTTTGCACAGGAAGATGCTCAGAACCCTGCCCCGATCCGGACAGCGCTCGCGCGCTGGGGGTTAGGGATCGACGATATCACCGTGGCCTCACTGCATGCGACCTCGACACCAGCAAACGACACCAACGAACCTCTCGTGATTCAGCGGGAAATGACTCACCTTGGCCGCACCTCCGGCCGTCCTCTGTGGGCGATCTGTCAAAAATTTGTGACCGGCCATCCAAAAGCCCCCGCAGCAGCGTGGATGTTGAACGGGTGTCTCCAGGTGCTCGATACCGGTCTTGTGCCGGGCAACCGAAACGCAGACGACGTCGATCCTGCTCTCCGATCGTTCAGTCATCTGTGTTTCCCAATCCGTTCAATACAGACCGATGGCATCAAGGCATTCTTGCTGAATTCGTGCGGTTTCGGACAGAAGGAGGCGCAGCTTGTGGGTGTTCATCCTCGATACTTTTTGGGTCTactctcagagccagagtTCGAAGAATACAGAACCCGACGGCAACTTCGCATCGCAGGAGCTGAACGAGCCTATATCAGCGCGATGATGACAAATTCCATTGTCTGCGTGCAGTCACACCCTCCCTTTGGTCCCGCAGAGATGCACTCCATCCTACTGGATCCTTCTGCTCGTATATGCCTGGATTCATCCACCAATTCCTACCGCGTCACAAAAGCGTCCACTCCAGTTTATACGGGCTTCCAGAGGCCTCACGACAAACGTGAAGATCCTCGTCCGTCAACGATCGGCGTCGATACCGTAACCTTGAGCAGTTTCAATGCGCACGAGaacgccatcttcctgcagCGCAACTACACCGAGCGCGAACGCCAGTCCCTGCAACTACAGAGCCATCGCAGCTTCCGGTCCGCAGTCGCGAGTGGCTGGTGCGCCAAAGAAGCCGTTTTCAAATGCTTACAGACGGTATCCAAGGGCGCAGGGGCGGCGATGAGCGAGATCGAGATTGTGCGCGTACAAGGGGCTCCGTCTGTGGTGGTAAgttgccttctcttcttcttgaaaCGACGCTGACGCGCCCAGTTACACGGCGATGCACTTGCTGCAGCGCAAAAGGCTGGTTTGGATAATATCCAGCTAAGTCTGAGCTATGGTGATGATTGTGTGGTCGCGGTTGCTTTAGGTGTACGCAAGTGGTGTCTTTGGCCGTTGGCCTCTATCATCCGTTAAGCAACGGCTCCAGACATGTCAGGTTCCTCATCCTGTTTTAAGATGAAGTATAATACTTAGAAGATATTTAGATCCTCATCGCAATTCTATCTGGCTTTTTACGCCATGGTTGACGAGAAATCGTAGGACAGCGTCAGACGTTCCTTCCTGGCGGGACATTGTTTCTCCGATCCGCCGCCAAAATGATTACCTAATAGGGTCTTGTGATGTTTTAACTATGTGGAAAGAGCACACAGCTCATCCGAGCTCCGCCAGAGCTCATATGAGCGTTACCCCTCAAAGCACGTGACGCCAAGGCCATTAACAAGCAGAACGTCTCGAGCGAGCTACAAAAAAAATTACGGAAATACTTTGAAATTCAATAAGCTCGAGGCGGCCAGCAGCCACCTCACGGAGGTACCACTGGTACCACTTCTAAAACCGGCATATTAGTAATTGGGCTGTAAAAAAGCGAATTTAATGATAGAAGCCGCTGTGCAAACAATTATTAAGTACTTTCTGAATAATTAACTTACGTTGTTAGAGAGAGAGGCCATCACGCAGCTTGTTTTGGTTGCTGGTAATCGGAAGCGAAGACCTGGCTCGAGACGAAATTTTCCACAAGCTCGCTCGAGCGTCACATGGGCAAAAGGCCATTACATAAGCCATTTCGTCTCGAGCGAGCCAAACCACAAACCACAAACCTGTACCCCGGCTGACCTGTAACCACATGTGGAAGGGACGGACAATTATCAGTATTGGATGGCCAACGTGGCCGCCTATCCATacctagcttactaaataatgactaagcgagctcgacccctaggggcaggcggtgcCATAggacagtatgccccgacaaaGTATGATTCCTGAGTGCCACCTGACCTGTACCTGATGATTCCTAACTCTGATCGAGCCTTGACAGAACCGGAAGTTCTGTAAGAGTATTCATCCTGATATCTTTGAATTGGGTAGTATCAGCTCCTGGTATGATAATATGTGCTTGATGACCCATAGTACTTAAAGAATGATATCTAGACGACTGGCGCTAACCGTTCCCGCTGATGCCTAGattaatatatatttgctgcGCCTCACAATCAACCCACTGCCTTAGGGCCAAATGTATAACTATGGGTTCTGACAGACGCCCGGCATTGCCTTACTCACAAACCCAGCATATTCCACTTAACAGATTTCCGAAGAAGAGTGCCTGATGTTCCCTCAGTGCTGGTGACGGAAATAGCCACGAGAAATGCGGATAGCCAGGATACTCATCGCACTTTACCGGGACTTCCAACGCGACTAGAGCGTCCCTCATCAGGCGGACGTCGTCCCTCAGGGTGTCGGCGTCGCCAACGGCCATGTAGACTTTATTCAGTTTTCCAAGACCCGGATGCAGAAGACATGAAAGCCGGGGATCATCCGGTGGTGCGCCATAGCAATCGAAGAACGACCGCATCGCGGAGCCGGTGTTGATTGTCAACCGGTCATTCTCTTCATAGGATGTATACTCTCCTCGGTCTCGATTGTCTGCGGACACGGAGTCAGGATGAACGGTTACCGGCGCGAGAGCAACCACGCCTTGGACTCGGTCTCCTAGGCCGTCACTAACCAGGGTAAGTGCCGTACTGAACGCCATGTTTCCACCGGCCGAGGCACCGATGAAACAGATTGATTGCACGGGATACGTTTCCAGGACCGATCTCGCAACAGTTAGACAATCGTCAAGCGCCATCGGGAATCGGAATTCGGGGGCTAGACGGTATCCCACGCTGAAGATTCTCGTGCGGGCCAGTTTACAGAGAGTGCGGACGAAgccgtcctcctcgtcaatgcTGCCCATGACCCATCCGCCGGCGTGGAAGTAGAGGGCCAGCGGTGGGTCAGCTACATCCGGCGGCGTGTAGATGCGTGTGGGGACGCCGCCGAGGATCTTGTCCTCTGCCTGAACGCTCAGgtctggaagaggaaagtCGTAGCGGCTCATCAGCTTGCCGACTATCGTCTTCCATCCCTGCATGAGCCTCTCGTACGGCCCGTCAAGAGCCGGCGAAAAGCCAAGCTCTTCTATGAACTGGTACAGTCAATTTTACGCATCAGGTGCTTGGAGGACTGTTCGTACCTGCTGCCATGGCTCTGATAGCTTGGAATCCATTGTTGAAGCGATCTGTTGTCTGCTACGGACTTTCATCGCGAGGTTCGATTTGTCTTATGTTGAATGTCGGTCACCGAGCTACAATGTTCTTAATTGGATCTTCATCCGTCTGGTAAATGTCCACCATAACGTATGGCGTTATTGTATCTGATCCGTCTGCAGCCCACTTAGCTACCCCCCTGAGTCCTCAGTATGCCGGTATATCACGTCGGTATGCATACCCTAGGCGACAATGAACACTGAGACTGATCTATCCACCGACAGCCCTATTCAAACTCAAACCAGACGCCGACCCTAACCGTATCTGTTTATGGCAGGAGCTCGCGCACGCAATGGTCGGCAAGGTACCTGGCCTACTGGATCTGCAAGCTGGGCCTCCCCTCGACTTCACGGCTCGACTGGCGAAAGGGTTTGATATGGGTGTAGTCGTGCTGCTAGACTATGTGGAGTCTCTCGCTACCATGTTTACGCATCCGAGCCATGACCAGTAAGTGTTCAGAATGAATGGCCTTCCGTGTTTATCATCGTTGATGTACGACAGAGTTCACGAATTGTACCAGGAGGTTTGCGAGGACGGGAGTACTGTTGGTTACGATATTGAATTCTAGAGGGCTAGGTTGCAGCATATCCTCTAGAACTGTTCTACTCCGAACTAGTGCAGGCATAACCGTGGGAATGTGTATATAATCAGACATCGAACCCAGCAtcccgccgccgctgcataATAGGCCTCAACTGATTCCCACCCCATCCGTCCTCCAAATCATCTTTCAGGTCAAAAGTACCCTCCGGCTGTACTGCCAAGGCACGTCCTGTAGAGCCACTTAGtattatcccagccaagCCAATAAGATAGAAGAGAAAATAGGAGTAAAATGTACCATGTATCTCTGGGCTTGCAACACAATAAGTCGCGGCATCAACGCATGCGTCAATAGACGTAAACGTGAGTACCTTGGCCATATCGACTCCACGCGCTGCCATCGCATGCTTGATTGGGGCAATGAGCGGAGAATCGAAGAACCACGGCGCAAGCAGATTGCAGCGAACGCCCAACTGCTTGGTCTGAGAACGCGTGCTGCGAAACAGCCCGCGGACGCCGAACTTGCTGGCCGGGTACGTGGACGCCTTGGGGCTGTCCATATATGCTGCGATGGAGGcgcagaagagaaggcaTTTGTTGCTGGGCAACTCGGGGTCAGTTCCCGTGCCTGGTATACGCAGGTAATACAGCCCCAGCCAGGAAGTGAAGTAACTTCCCACCAGATTCACCTCGATATTGCGGACACTGGAGCTCGGCCGGGGAGGATCGACCTCTAGGCTGGGAACACCCGCGGCAAGGACGTGATCTATCTGGTTTCCGGGGGCGAGAGCCGTTCCGGCAAAGCAGGCGACTATATCCAGGGCGCCGCTGGGTGAGAAGCGAAGGGCGCTCTTAAAGGCGGCCACTTGACTCTCCCAGCTCGTGACATCGCAGTAGACATAGTGAAAACAGTGCGCGAGTCCAGGCTGGACTGGGCTCGTTGGCGGTTGGATGTCGGCGATGGTGATATAGACCCCGGCCTCTGCCCATTTCCGCGCTGTGGCCAGCCCTAGGCCTGAAGCGCCGCCGGTGATGAATGCGGATTTGCCGTTGAGGCTAGTCAGGTCGCAAGTGAGATCGAGGGGCTCCATATTGAGTCCGGGTGAGTAGCTATGGGTTATCTTTTGCGCGCATTGGGTTGGTGGTCATTCATTTATAGCCCTCGGGGTATAGAGTTCGGAGTCTCAGAATCTGAACAAGGTCGTAGTGCTCAGGAAGAAAGATACTAAAatcgccgtcttcgccttcgTGGGTTTCTAAATAGCTCCAAACAGCCAAAATCCAACATTATTCGGCATGATTCTGCCTCTGATATTGGTCTTGTATCTGCTCTCTACGGCGGCTTACCGTCTATGGCTGCATCCGCTGCGCAACTACCCTGGCCCGTGCTGGTGGGCTGTTTGGCGAGTTCCATATCTGAAGGGCACCATTCGAGGGACGATTGTCAGAGATATCCAGCGATTGCATAACCAGTATGGTCCCGTTGTACGAATCGCGCCAGATGAACTTTCCTACATCACGCCAGAGGCAGCAAAACCAATCTACACGTCCAGTCCCGAATTCCCCAAAGACCCAATGCATCTCCCTCCGTTTCATAATGGCGCCCCTGGCATTCTCGCTGCCGACTACGCCCACCATCGGCGATATCGACGGCTTCTTgcctctgccttctctgaAAAGGGACTTCGCGCACAGCAGGGCATGATTCAGAGCCATATTGATCGACTAATGACTCGTCTCCAGGGGAATTGCTCGTCGGGCTCGCTGGACATGACCGTCTGGTTCAACTGGGCGACCTTCGATATCATCGGCGATCTCGCTTTCGGGGAGCCGTTCGGCTGTCTCGAGAGAATGGAGACTAACCCATGGATTGCCTCAATTCAGGGCAACGTCAAATCCATCCCGATCCTAAACGCTCTACGTCGGTACCGTCTGGACAGGCTCATTGAGTTCCTCGCGCCTCCCAGGCTACTGGAGATGCGACGGCGTAATGCGCAGTTCACAGCAGAAAAGGTCGATCGCCGACTGAAGCATGCAACGACCACGCGCGGCGACCTGTGGGACTCGGTGCTGGCCGACCCTCCAGATGGTGAGCCTCCGATGTCGCGCGCCGAGATGGTCAGCAATGCCAGCGCAATCGTTCTTGCGGGGAGCGAGACGTCGGCAACCACTCTGAGCGGGtgtctttggctgcttctcaCGAACCCTGAgtatctgcagcagctcacTGAGCGTATCCGCGCTCGGTTCAGCACGGCCACAGTCATTGATGCACAGACGGTGACGCAGATCCAGGGGCTCCAGGCGGTCCTTGACGAGTCGCTACGCCTATATCCTGCAGTGCCAATGCAAAGCAACCGTATTGTTCCACCACCGGGCGCCCGTCTTGCAGGCAGCTGGGTTCCGGGAGGGGTAAGTCTGCAGCCACTCATCCtgcccttttccttcttttctctttcagccgATGGGCCTCTCGCTGACCGATTGATTACAGACCTCGGTCGCCGTCCAACAGTTTGCTGCCTGTCGCTCCCCCACCAACTTTCACCGTCCAGACGAGTTTATTCCCGAGCGGTGGGAAAAGGAAGGTGAGTTCATCAATGATCGGCGGGAGGCCTCGCAGCCATTTAGCATTGGTCCCCGCAATTGCATCGGACGCCAGTTGGCTCTTGCCGAGATGCGGCTGATCCTGGTCCACCTCTTATGGCACTTTGATATAGAACTGGACCGGCGGCGCATGGAAAATATGGACTGGATGGCGGTGCAGGGGATCTGGATCCTGTGGGACAAGAAACCGCTGTGGGTTGTGTTGAAGAACAGAAGTACGTAGGCACCAAAGTCTTTGCAGCGCTAGTATGGATGCTAGTACTGCCACTGTACAGCTTATTGCTTTACTAAGAAATTAAAGTAGTAATGCCCGGCAAAAGACTGTGGTAGTATTATTCACGTAAGAAAGAAGATCATAATAAGATAAACTAGCACAAATAAAGCTAGAGGTTCTTCCAGACCCTAGAGTTAGGCCTTCACATGCGGAAAGCTGGCCCTGATCTGTCTGCCCTACTGCCATTCCAGCTATAAGAATTATAATTCTTACAGCCCTTCTATGCTTAATGGCTCTAATATGTTGTGTAACCCACTGTATCTGCCTTAAGTATTTACAGCTTAGAAATATCCTTTGATAACTGGATTATTCGCCATCTTTCAATTAGTCAAGTTTAGCTTTCAAGTACAGAGCAGGATTATGGGCATGGTGTGTACCTTCTGGCTATGTTCTGCGTTGTATAAATGTTTGATCTAAGAATATCGGGTATATTAGCTGTTTTAATCTGGGCCCAATAAGAAAGGATATATACTTGAAATCGTTTAGATAAGGTATTGGCATTCAAGGACTGCAGGCAGGAAGGGGCGCATACAGTTCGAAGGCAGATTAAAAGCAGGCATATTTGCGGAAATGTActtttcagcctctttaAACTAGTTTGATCTGTTAGTAGCAGTCTGGAAGCTTTAAAAATAGAAAATGGCTATGTTAATGTTTGCTCTGGAAGATCAATCTCAACCAATAACCTAGTTGTCTAATAGCCGGTAATTATATCATATGATATGGCATCAAATATTACTAGCGCGGCAAAAAATCCTGGTGCACACCCTCACAATGACAAACCTTTTACAGCGTCGTGGACTTGCAGTAGGGCTTCTCGGCAGCCAAGACAGGAAAATGCACACTAAAGCTAATCCAGTGTCCACCAATCACTTGCTGCCGTTTAGCTTTTTATCAGCTGCAGTCATGCTATAATGTTGGGCGTCAAAGCGTAGTCCATGATGCGGTACCCCTCCGACGTGGCATTCCTTAGTGCTTTCTAGCAGACGGTTCGTATCGCACCTCTAGCCCAATTGCAGCACTGGCTGTTGTGTGTATCTCGCGTGTCACCACTAAACAGCCCCCTGAGTCCCTGATGCCGGTAACAATCTCGACGATCTCTGTCTTGGTAGGCTGCCGCTCATTAGACAACTGCAGGAGCGACATGTCGCGCAGTCGCACCATGGATTCCGTCTCCTGATTGACTGTTCCAGGCGACGGCAGGACTAAGGCCGCTATCATCAGGCGGGAAGTGGGCTGAGTGCGGAGAACCTGGAGATGGGCCTGCAGCTCCATCACAGTTTGGCTCCGCAATTTCGTCCAAGGTAGCATGGGTGAGGGGGACGGGATGCGGACGATGTAGACCGCTGGACCTAAGACCGTCTGGGGGGCGCCGGCCCCCCGCGAATGCACCGAGACACGATTACTGATGGACGGTGGCAGCTGGTATGTCACCCAGGATGGCTCAGAGCCCGTTATCGGGCCCGACTGGCCGTTACCAGGCGAGCTTGTCTGGATAACTAACTGGGCGGCAGGACCCAGGGCAGCAATCATGCCGATGGTGCTGGTGGACGGGGGATGGATCTGGATGCTGTCAGCGGGATGATCTGGATCGACGATATGGTAAGCTGACATCCACGATGGTGGCCGGCCCAATGGCACCCCAGTCTACCAAGCGAAGCACCTCATCAACGGCCAAAGGCTCATCAAGAATCCCTCGAGCAAGATAGGCTGCAAACTGGCGTTGCACCTTGGGTTGTGCAGGATCAGGTCTATCTTCCAATCCCGTTGCCCTACTCTCTGATCGAGCAATCAGCGACGGAGAGAGGCCACGATCATAAGGGTCCGGCTGGCACGTTGAGCGTGGCATCTTCAGTGCCGCCGGAACCGCAACCTGGGCCAGGAAAAGCGCTGCGTCTAGCAGCTCTGGCTCCGTGACAAAGGAGGCTGATAGTGGGGTATGCGCAACGTGCCCGCTAGGTCTCTCGCTGAGGAATCCTGCAGTCACCATCAGGCGTACGACTCGCTGCAGCTGGTCCACAGGGACATTGCTGATATCCGCGACCTCCTCGAAAGCCACCTCTCCGTCCAGGGGAATGCAGGCCAACACTTGAAACTCGCATAGCCATTGTAGATTGGCCAGGAGTTGCGTCTTTACTTTGTTAGCACCGGTCATTCTTCCGGGACTGGAAGCAGGACGATCCCAAGGGGGGAACACAAAGACTTGCCTGAAGCGCGAACTGTTGCAAAAAGCCAGCTGGCTGAGTCGCCATTACTAAAAAGTCTGTacagcaaagacaaagaTATGCGGTGGGAAAGGGAGAGCAGCGTCTCGAATAGGAAAGCCCACTGCTTGCGGGCCCTAGGTCGAAGCCTTGATATAGCCCAGCGGCTGCCGACTCCTAGACCCCGACAGGGCAGCTTGCGGTGCTCAGCCTTCGCTTAGGATAAGTAATGGATCAAGCTAATGGGGTTATCGTATGGCTCATGCAGTCAACCAGTTCTAGCCCGCAGTATCCCCTCTCTGGAGTCGTATCTCCTCATGGCGAATCTCCAGGCTAAGTTTGCAACCCTTGAAACCCATAGCCAGTAAAGTTGAATTGTTATTTCTTGTGTCAGTCGGTAGATATCGAGCCCTGTAATCCCTGCGGGAATATTGACCCCAAGTACAGCTTACACAGTACAGCTTACtccccatcttctcttcactgATATATATCATCCAGATCTCGCGGTTCAATCCGCAATGCGGGCCTGTATCATATGCAAATATCATGGAGCCCCCAGCGATCAGCCAGCAATCCACACCCACGGCCCCGGGGGGAACGCAAGGGACACGCAAACTGCGCGAGAGTTGCATCTCGTGCTCCAGATCCAAGGTCAAGTGCAATAAGGAGAAGCCCACATGCAGTCGATGCGTCCGCCGTGGTCTGCCTTGCGAGTATATGGTTTCCAGGCGCACTGGACGCACTCGCGTCATTGGTGTTGAGCAGCCAAAGACAGCACCATCACCAACAACACCGACGAATACGACAGCAGCTACTACAGCAACGAAGGCAGGACCACCAGTTACAACAGACAGTGCTGTTCATACACCTGTCATTACTACGGCGCCCTCTCCCAAGCCGGTGCAGATCCAGTCTCCTCCAGCCGAACCAGATCTCTGGGGCGCCATCCTGTCTCCGAATacttccacctccaccgacCTATCGTCACTCCTCTCGGTGAATACAAATTTCAGTCAGCTCTTCGCCTCGCTTTCTCCTTCGCTTCTTGAGGGTATGGATGGCATGGATGCCGAAATGCACGCGCCGGAGCTGGGCGCATTGTCGGTCGCCGACCCATCGTCCTCCATGATGCAGGGGTTAGAGGCCCCTAACGCTGCCCAACCACCGTCTTCGAACACCACAAGCCACTCCTACTGCCTGTCCATCTGCCTGGATACTCTCATGCGGCTCTTTCCGAATGCTGGCGCTAACTGCGAGCGACCCGGGCACGAGAGCAACCCCGGCAAACTGTTCACTATCGAGTCCGTTATTGAGGACAACAAACAAATCTTGGACACAGCGCAGACAATCCTGGCTTGCCGCTGCGCCGAGGATGAGTACGTGGTCACTCTCGTCTCACTTATTGTCTTCAAGGTTCTTGGATGGTACGTCGCCGCGGCTCGGGATAGGTCGTCGGACCCGGGGCGCGAAGAAGACTTCAACTGGTCGACTGCCCAAGACAGTCGTAGAGGTTCGGTCTCTTCCTTTGAGGAGCAGGTGCTGCATCTTCCCACCGTCGTCGGCAGTTATTGCATTGATGGCCATCATCAGAGCCGCATGGCAGCCCAGCTGGTGCTGAGCGAGCTATACCGCGTCCAACGACTGGTGACTCAGGTAAGCCGTCGCCTAGAATCTATTCGCCGCCGCtcctcgagcagctcgagcTCTGCCTCTAGTAATACAACGGACTCTGACGGCGGGATGTCGACCCCCTTGTCGTCGACCACCCTGGTCCATCTAGAAGACGATTTGCGCAAGCGCCTGCGTGCCGTCTCAAGCGAAACGATCAGCATCCTCCGCCACGCCTGAGGTTGAATAATCTGGAATGATATTTATGCGATCAAAGTTCATTATGACGAGTGTTGGGTGAATGGTATGCGACTCTAGGGTTCCCTGCCGAATGTCCAGCTTATTTGATACAGTGGTGGACACCGAGAAGCATTC
This sequence is a window from Aspergillus nidulans FGSC A4 chromosome IV. Protein-coding genes within it:
- a CDS encoding uncharacterized protein (transcript_id=CADANIAT00000962), with protein sequence MATQPAGFLQQFALQASLCTQLLANLQWLCEFQVLACIPLDGEVAFEEVADISNVPVDQLQRVVRLMVTAGFLSERPSGHVAHTPLSASFVTEPELLDAALFLAQVAVPAALKMPRSTCQPDPYDRGLSPSLIARSESRATGLEDRPDPAQPKVQRQFAAYLARGILDEPLAVDEVLRLVDWGAIGPATIVDIHPPSTSTIGMIAALGPAAQLVIQTSSPGNGQSGPITGSEPSWVTYQLPPSISNRVSVHSRGAGAPQTVLGPAVYIVRIPSPSPMLPWTKLRSQTVMELQAHLQVLRTQPTSRLMIAALVLPSPGTVNQETESMVRLRDMSLLQLSNERQPTKTEIVEIVTGIRDSGGCLVVTREIHTTASAAIGLEVRYEPSARKH
- a CDS encoding transcriptional regulator aflR (transcript_id=CADANIAT00000963) is translated as MEPPAISQQSTPTAPGGTQGTRKLRESCISCSRSKVKCNKEKPTCSRCVRRGLPCEYMVSRRTGRTRVIGVEQPKTAPSPTTPTNTTAATTATKAGPPVTTDSAVHTPVITTAPSPKPVQIQSPPAEPDLWGAILSPNTSTSTDLSSLLSVNTNFSQLFASLSPSLLEGMDGMDAEMHAPELGALSVADPSSSMMQGLEAPNAAQPPSSNTTSHSYCLSICLDTLMRLFPNAGANCERPGHESNPGKLFTIESVIEDNKQILDTAQTILACRCAEDEYVVTLVSLIVFKVLGWYVAAARDRSSDPGREEDFNWSTAQDSRRGSVSSFEEQVLHLPTVVGSYCIDGHHQSRMAAQLVLSELYRVQRLVTQVSRRLESIRRRSSSSSSSASSNTTDSDGGMSTPLSSTTLVHLEDDLRKRLRAVSSETISILRHA